The Acidobacteriota bacterium nucleotide sequence CTACAATCAGCGCGAGCACCAGGGTTGTTCCCATTCGGTCTCTGGCCTGCCGCTGAGCGCGATCATTCTGAACAGAAATTTCGTCATTCGCAACGCAAATGGCATGCAAATCATGCCCTGCCTCGGTCCCGGCTGTCAAACGAGCCGCACGCCGAAAACTACCCGTCTGCCCCGGCCTTGACCAACGAGCCGACCTTCTCACCACACACCACCCGACGGATGTTGCCGTGCACGCCGAGGTTGAAGAGCGAAATGGGAATCTTGTTGTCGCGGCACAGACTGATGGCCGCCGCGTCCATGACCTGAAGGTTGCGCTCGAGCATCTGCTGGAAGGTCACCTCCGGCAACAGCTCGGCGTCGGGATGGGTCCTCGGGTCAGCGGTGTAAATGCCGTCCACATTGGTGGCCTTGAGCAGGATCTCGGCGCGGATCTCGTTGGCCCGCAGGGCGGCGGCGCTGTCGGTAGTGAAGAAGGGGCTGCCGGTGCCGGCGGCGAAGATCACCGCCCGTCCCTTCTGCAGGTGCCGGATGGCCCGGCGCCGGATAAAGGGCTCGGCGACGGCGCGGATGTCGATGGCGGTCTGCACCCGGGTCTCGACCCCTCGCTTCTCCAGGGCGTCCTGCAGCGCCAGGGCGTTGATCACCGTCGCCAGCATGCCCATGTAGTCGCCGGTCACCCGCTCGATGCCGCGGTGGCTGGCGGCGAGACCACGAATGATGTTGCCGCCGCCGATGACGATGGCCATCTGCACCCCGAGGTGGTAGACGTCGCGGATCTCGTCGGCGATCTCCGAAACGATCTTCTCGTCGATGCCGAAGCTCTTGTCGCCCATCAGGGCTTCGCCGGAAATCTTCAGCAGAATACGGCGAAACGCCGGCTCAGCACAGGCCGAGCCGGCGTTCTCGGGAGAGACTGCCTCTTTGGACTGGGCCTCTCCAGACTGGGTCTCCCCAGCTAGATTTTCTCCGGACTGGCTTTCTTCAGTCTGGGGCATCGGAGGGTCAAGCCCCCTGAGCCTGCGCCATGACCTCCGACACGAAGTCGTCGGCCTTCTTCTCGATGCCCTCGCCGAGAACGAAGCGGGCGAAGCGCCGCACCTGAATGTTCTCGCCGATCTTGGCGACCCGCTCGGCGATGTACTTCTCGACGCTCAGGTCGGGATCCTTGACGAAGGGCTGCTCCAGAAGCACGGTCTCGGAGTAGTACTTACCCATCTTGCCTTCGACGATCCGGTCGACGATGTTCTCGGGCTTGCCGGACTCCAGGGCCTGCTCGCGGAAGATCTTGCGCTCGCGCTCCAGGTCGTCGGCGGTCACCTCCTCGCGACGCACGTAGCTCGGAGCGGCGGCGGCGATGTGCATGGCGACATCGCGCACCAGAGCCTGGAACTCGTCGGTACGGGCGACGAAGTCGGTCTCGCAGTTGACCTCCACCAGCACGCCGATCTTGCCGCCGGCGTGAATGTAGGAGCCCACCGCGCCCTCGGCGGTCACCCGGCCGGCCTTCTTGGCCGCCGAAGCGAGGCCCTTCTTGCGCAGCAGCTCGATGGCGGCATCAATGTCGCCGTTGGCCTCCTCGAGCATCTTCTTGCAGTCGAGCATGGGAGCGCTGGTGCGCTCGCGCAGCTCCTTCACCATCTGAGCGGTAACCTTCATGGTCCTTATCTCTCCTTGCTAGCGCACAAAAAGGTCAGTCGGCCCTGGAAGCTTAGATCTCGAGGGCTTGCTGACCTTCTCGCACGGAGCCCGGCGTCGCCGCCGAGCCCTGCTCTATATGTCTTTCCGTGCTCCGAGAATCCACCGCCGGAGCTAGGCGGCCCGCTATCGAGGGATGCCCGTCAAGCGGACGCCGCGTCTTTGGCGGCTTCAGCGGAAGCGGCCGCCTCGACGGCTTCAGCCGCCGCCGCCACTTCCTTGGCCTGGATCATCTTCTCCTGCTGCAGATGCTTGGCGCCCGCGATGTAGGCGTCGGCGATGCGCGAGGTGAAGAGTCGAATGGAGCGAATCGCGTCGTCGTTCCCAGGAATCGGGAAGTCGATGAGCTCGGGATCACAGTTGGTATCCACCACCGCGATGACCGGAATGCCCAGCTTGTTGGCCTCGGCGACGGCGATGGACTCCTTCTTCGGATCGATGATGAAGAGGGCGTCCGGAAGCCGCTCCATATCCCGCACACCGTCCAGGTTGCGAGACATCTTTTGGCGATCGCGCTCGAGACGCAGCAACTCTTTCTTGGTCAGACCGCTGTCCTCGTCCGCCAGCCGCGCTTCGGTCTCCTTCAAACGCTTGATGGAGTTGCGAATGGTGACGAAGTTGGTCAGGGTGCCACCGAGCCAGCGGTGAGTCACGTAGAACTCGCCACAGCGCTGCGCTTCCTCCGCGACCGCGTCCTGCGCCTGGCGCTTGGTGCCGACGAAGAGGATCCGCTTGCCGTGAAGGGCCAGCTGGGTCACGTACTCGGAAGCGGAGCGGAAGAGCTTGAGCGTCCTCTGCAGGTCGATGATGTAGATCCCGTTGCGCTTGCCGAAGATATAAGGCTTCATCTTCGGGTTCCAACGGCGGGTCTGGTGACCGAAGTGGACACCACCCTCGAGGAGTTCTTTCATGGAAACTTGAATCAAGGTACCAGACCTCCTCAGCGCTTGCTGAACTGATAGCGGGCGCGGGCGCCCTTCTGTCCATACTTCTTGCGCTCTTTCTTTCGCGGATCACGGGTCAGAAGCCCTGCCGCCTTGAGCTTCTCGCGCAGCTCGCCGTTGTACTCCACCAGAGCACGGGTGATGCCGTGGCGGATGGCTCCCGCCTGACCGGCGGAGCCGCCACCCTTGACGGTGACGTAGACGGAGAATTTGTCCACCGTCTCGGTCAGGGTCAGGGGTTGCTTGATGATCATCTTCAGGACTTCGTCCGGAAAGTAGTCGTCGAGGTCGCGGCCGTTGATGTTCACATCACCGGTGCCGGGACGTAGGAAGACACGCGCCGTGGCGGTCTTGCGCCGGCCGGTGCCATAGTGCTGAAGCTGGCTCA carries:
- the rpsI gene encoding 30S ribosomal protein S9 is translated as MSQLQHYGTGRRKTATARVFLRPGTGDVNINGRDLDDYFPDEVLKMIIKQPLTLTETVDKFSVYVTVKGGGSAGQAGAIRHGITRALVEYNGELREKLKAAGLLTRDPRKKERKKYGQKGARARYQFSKR
- the tsf gene encoding translation elongation factor Ts — its product is MKVTAQMVKELRERTSAPMLDCKKMLEEANGDIDAAIELLRKKGLASAAKKAGRVTAEGAVGSYIHAGGKIGVLVEVNCETDFVARTDEFQALVRDVAMHIAAAAPSYVRREEVTADDLERERKIFREQALESGKPENIVDRIVEGKMGKYYSETVLLEQPFVKDPDLSVEKYIAERVAKIGENIQVRRFARFVLGEGIEKKADDFVSEVMAQAQGA
- the pyrH gene encoding UMP kinase, producing the protein MPQTEESQSGENLAGETQSGEAQSKEAVSPENAGSACAEPAFRRILLKISGEALMGDKSFGIDEKIVSEIADEIRDVYHLGVQMAIVIGGGNIIRGLAASHRGIERVTGDYMGMLATVINALALQDALEKRGVETRVQTAIDIRAVAEPFIRRRAIRHLQKGRAVIFAAGTGSPFFTTDSAAALRANEIRAEILLKATNVDGIYTADPRTHPDAELLPEVTFQQMLERNLQVMDAAAISLCRDNKIPISLFNLGVHGNIRRVVCGEKVGSLVKAGADG
- the rpsB gene encoding 30S ribosomal protein S2; translation: MIQVSMKELLEGGVHFGHQTRRWNPKMKPYIFGKRNGIYIIDLQRTLKLFRSASEYVTQLALHGKRILFVGTKRQAQDAVAEEAQRCGEFYVTHRWLGGTLTNFVTIRNSIKRLKETEARLADEDSGLTKKELLRLERDRQKMSRNLDGVRDMERLPDALFIIDPKKESIAVAEANKLGIPVIAVVDTNCDPELIDFPIPGNDDAIRSIRLFTSRIADAYIAGAKHLQQEKMIQAKEVAAAAEAVEAAASAEAAKDAASA